A window of Lentibacillus sp. Marseille-P4043 contains these coding sequences:
- the pstB gene encoding phosphate ABC transporter ATP-binding protein PstB — translation MSVTLTKTNTVFDVKDLNLWYGSFHALKNLKFSMSKGEVTAIIGPSGCGKSTFIKTLNLMVNMIPTVKMAGEINYNGSNILSGRTDLVELRKQIGMIFQKGNPFPQSIYDNVAYGPRIHGVKSKKKLDQIVESSLKDVALWDEVKDRLNSNARGLSGGQQQRVCIARALATKPEVILMDEPTSALDPISTLKIEELIMELKDKYTIVIVTHNMQQAARISDKTAFFLHGEIVGFSDTNTLFSKPNDRRTEDYITGRFG, via the coding sequence ATGAGTGTTACATTAACAAAAACCAATACCGTTTTTGATGTGAAGGATCTGAACCTATGGTATGGAAGTTTTCATGCTCTTAAAAATTTAAAATTTTCCATGTCAAAAGGAGAGGTGACAGCAATAATCGGACCTTCCGGATGTGGTAAATCTACATTTATAAAGACACTTAATCTAATGGTTAATATGATTCCAACTGTAAAAATGGCTGGTGAAATAAACTATAACGGTTCGAATATTTTAAGTGGTAGAACTGATTTAGTCGAATTAAGAAAACAAATTGGAATGATTTTTCAGAAAGGTAACCCATTTCCACAGTCCATTTACGATAATGTTGCATACGGACCTCGAATTCATGGGGTTAAAAGTAAGAAAAAGCTTGACCAAATTGTTGAGTCATCCTTAAAAGACGTAGCCTTATGGGATGAAGTAAAGGATCGTCTTAATAGTAATGCAAGAGGATTATCAGGAGGCCAGCAACAGAGAGTATGTATTGCTCGGGCATTAGCCACCAAACCAGAAGTGATTTTAATGGATGAACCAACGTCGGCGTTAGATCCTATCTCTACTTTGAAAATAGAGGAATTAATCATGGAATTGAAGGATAAATATACCATTGTAATCGTAACGCATAACATGCAGCAAGCAGCACGAATATCTGACAAAACGGCATTCTTTTTGCACGGTGAGATTGTGGGATTTTCGGATACAAACACATTATTCTCTAAGCCAAATGATAGAAGAACAGAAGATTATATCACTGGTC
- the pstB gene encoding phosphate ABC transporter ATP-binding protein PstB — translation MKKSTSIQEKPRKNQNEEDKFATKEIILSVKDLSIFYGNNEAVKKASFDIKKNAVTALIGPSGCGKSTFLRSINRMNDLIPISYNQGEIIYEDINILDENINVIALRKEIGMVFQKPNPFPKSIYNNITLALRFYGIKGKKELDKIVEESLRKAALWDEVKDRLHESALSLSGGQQQRLCIARTLAMEPNVLLLDEPASALDPISNAKVEELIAELKNDYSIVIVTHNMQQASRISDKTAFFLNGEVIEYDDTETIFTTPVQQKTEDYISGRFG, via the coding sequence ATGAAAAAATCAACAAGCATACAAGAAAAACCGAGGAAAAATCAAAATGAGGAAGATAAATTTGCAACGAAAGAAATCATTTTGAGTGTCAAAGATTTAAGCATTTTTTATGGAAATAATGAAGCAGTAAAAAAGGCATCATTTGACATTAAAAAAAACGCTGTAACAGCACTGATTGGTCCTTCAGGGTGTGGAAAATCAACCTTCCTTAGAAGTATCAATAGAATGAATGATTTGATTCCAATCTCTTACAATCAGGGAGAAATAATTTATGAAGATATTAATATTCTTGATGAAAATATTAATGTTATCGCACTAAGAAAAGAGATCGGAATGGTTTTTCAAAAGCCGAATCCATTTCCTAAGTCTATTTATAACAATATTACGCTCGCATTACGATTTTATGGAATTAAAGGCAAAAAAGAATTGGATAAAATAGTGGAAGAAAGTTTAAGAAAAGCAGCCCTTTGGGATGAAGTAAAAGACAGACTTCACGAAAGTGCTTTATCGCTATCTGGTGGTCAACAGCAAAGACTTTGTATTGCTAGAACACTTGCGATGGAACCAAATGTTTTATTATTAGATGAACCGGCATCAGCACTTGATCCAATTTCAAATGCAAAAGTTGAAGAATTAATCGCTGAGCTTAAAAACGATTATTCTATCGTAATCGTGACACATAATATGCAGCAAGCATCAAGAATATCGGATAAGACTGCCTTTTTCTTAAATGGGGAAGTCATTGAATACGATGACACGGAAACGATTTTCACCACCCCTGTCCAACAAAAAACTGAGGACTATATATCGGGCAGATTTGGCTAA
- the pstA gene encoding phosphate ABC transporter permease PstA has translation MNSKVTDRIATGVFILLASIIVIILAGLFSFILFRGVPEISWDFLTSASSTVSAGGGIRDQLFNSFYVLFVTMLITVPLGVFGGIYMAEYAKQGRVTNFIRSCIEMLASLPSIVVGMFGLLIFVNTMGWGYSIVVGALALTIFNIPVMVRVTEDAIRSVPSEQKEASLALGITHWHTIKTLLIPSAFPGILTGAILASGRVFGEAAALLFTTGLSTSNLDYGNWNPFSETSPLNLFRPAETLSVHIWAVNTNGIMPDVEKIADGSSAVLVISVLIFNLLARLIGKLVHRKVTASK, from the coding sequence ATGAACAGCAAGGTAACAGACCGTATAGCTACAGGTGTTTTTATTTTATTAGCATCCATTATTGTAATCATACTAGCTGGATTATTTTCCTTTATTTTATTTAGAGGGGTCCCGGAAATTTCATGGGACTTTTTAACTTCTGCATCTAGTACCGTAAGTGCTGGAGGGGGAATACGTGATCAACTATTTAATTCCTTTTATGTTTTATTTGTCACCATGCTGATAACTGTTCCATTAGGTGTTTTTGGCGGAATTTATATGGCTGAATATGCGAAACAAGGTAGGGTAACAAACTTTATTCGTTCGTGCATTGAAATGCTTGCATCGCTTCCTTCCATTGTGGTTGGTATGTTTGGTTTACTTATATTCGTAAACACGATGGGGTGGGGTTATTCGATTGTTGTGGGAGCCTTGGCATTAACCATTTTTAATATTCCTGTTATGGTTCGCGTTACAGAAGATGCCATTCGGTCAGTTCCATCTGAGCAAAAGGAAGCAAGTCTGGCGCTAGGGATTACCCATTGGCATACAATCAAAACATTACTAATTCCAAGTGCCTTTCCAGGGATATTAACGGGGGCAATCCTTGCATCTGGCCGTGTTTTTGGAGAAGCCGCTGCATTGCTTTTTACGACAGGTTTATCGACCTCAAATTTAGATTACGGGAATTGGAATCCTTTTTCAGAAACTTCACCATTAAATCTCTTTCGGCCAGCAGAGACGTTGTCAGTGCATATATGGGCGGTAAACACAAATGGAATTATGCCAGATGTCGAAAAAATTGCAGACGGTTCATCAGCTGTTTTGGTTATTTCCGTGTTAATTTTTAATTTATTAGCCCGCTTGATAGGAAAACTCGTTCACAGAAAGGTTACAGCTAGCAAGTAA
- the pstC gene encoding phosphate ABC transporter permease subunit PstC, whose protein sequence is MKITTTATTAKERLLKSNKKRSQGEFRGRMLVKLCALIMIIATIAITAFLTIKGLQSFIVNGVNPIEFLTSMDWNPTSNENPQYGALPFAFGSLAVTFLSALVAAPLGIGGAIFMTEIAPSWGKKVLQPVIELLVGIPSVVYGFIGLTVLVPLVRNTFEGSPAGFSLLAGTIVLSVMILPTITTIATDAMGTLPGNLREGSYALGATRWQTIRKVLIPAALPSLLTAVVLGMSRAFGEALAVQMVIGNVRDLPASLLDPSATLTTIITLNMGHTTYGSVENNTLWSMGLILLIISFLFILIIRYLSSRRKI, encoded by the coding sequence ATGAAAATCACTACGACGGCTACTACAGCAAAAGAAAGGTTGTTAAAATCCAATAAAAAAAGATCACAGGGTGAGTTCAGAGGACGAATGCTAGTTAAGTTGTGTGCGCTTATTATGATAATTGCAACGATTGCTATTACTGCTTTCCTTACAATAAAAGGACTTCAATCTTTTATCGTAAATGGTGTGAATCCAATTGAATTTTTAACCAGTATGGATTGGAATCCCACCAGTAATGAAAATCCTCAATATGGTGCGCTGCCATTTGCTTTTGGCTCTCTCGCTGTAACATTTCTATCAGCCTTAGTTGCGGCGCCTTTGGGTATTGGGGGAGCCATTTTTATGACGGAAATCGCACCGTCTTGGGGGAAAAAGGTATTACAACCTGTTATCGAATTACTAGTAGGAATTCCATCTGTTGTCTATGGATTTATCGGTCTTACCGTGTTAGTACCACTTGTACGGAATACGTTTGAAGGCTCGCCGGCAGGTTTTAGCTTGTTAGCTGGAACAATTGTATTATCGGTTATGATATTGCCGACAATTACCACCATTGCTACAGATGCAATGGGGACATTACCGGGTAACTTGCGTGAAGGGTCTTATGCGCTAGGGGCAACACGATGGCAAACAATACGGAAGGTTTTAATTCCAGCGGCATTGCCATCATTATTAACAGCGGTTGTTTTGGGTATGTCCAGAGCATTTGGAGAAGCACTAGCAGTTCAAATGGTTATCGGAAATGTTCGTGATCTTCCGGCTTCATTACTAGACCCATCTGCAACACTAACTACCATTATTACGTTAAATATGGGTCATACCACATACGGTAGTGTAGAAAATAATACGTTGTGGTCGATGGGATTAATCTTATTAATTATTTCATTCCTATTTATTTTAATCATTCGTTACTTGTCATCTAGGAGGAAAATTTAA
- a CDS encoding phosphate ABC transporter substrate-binding protein: MKKLAGLSVLLILTAGLLTACGAGEEEQGSSSNSDEKSGSIVVSGSSAMQPLVAAAAEEFMAQNPKADVTVNAGGSGTGLSEVSEGTVDIGNSDVFAEEKDGIPADELVDHKVAVVGMTAAVNLEVGINNLSKEDLIKVFTGEVTNWSEVGGKDQAITLVNRPDSSGTRATFVNYALDGAIPAEGITEDSSNTVKKIIKETPGAIGYLAFSYFTDDSVVPLSVDGIEATDENVQSGEFPIWAYEHSYTKGEPTGLAKAFLEYLMSDDIQDGLLPEQGYIAATKMQVKRDAEGNQTDK; this comes from the coding sequence TTGAAAAAATTAGCAGGATTGTCCGTACTTCTTATTTTAACTGCAGGATTACTTACAGCATGTGGTGCTGGAGAAGAAGAACAAGGAAGTAGCTCAAACTCAGATGAAAAAAGTGGTTCTATTGTAGTTTCTGGTTCTAGTGCAATGCAACCGTTAGTTGCCGCAGCCGCAGAAGAATTCATGGCACAAAATCCTAAAGCAGATGTAACAGTCAATGCTGGTGGATCTGGTACTGGATTAAGTGAAGTTTCTGAGGGGACGGTAGATATCGGTAACTCCGACGTCTTCGCTGAAGAAAAAGATGGGATACCTGCTGATGAGTTAGTAGATCACAAAGTGGCTGTGGTAGGTATGACTGCTGCAGTAAATCTAGAAGTAGGAATTAATAATCTTTCTAAAGAAGACTTGATTAAGGTATTCACTGGCGAGGTTACCAACTGGTCTGAAGTGGGTGGGAAAGATCAAGCTATTACATTAGTGAACCGTCCTGATTCATCAGGTACTCGTGCAACATTTGTTAACTATGCTTTAGATGGTGCAATACCCGCAGAAGGTATAACTGAAGATTCTTCCAATACAGTTAAGAAAATTATTAAAGAGACTCCTGGTGCAATTGGGTACTTGGCATTTTCCTATTTCACAGATGACTCAGTCGTTCCTCTATCTGTGGATGGCATAGAAGCAACAGATGAAAATGTTCAATCAGGTGAATTTCCCATTTGGGCTTACGAACATTCATATACGAAAGGCGAACCGACTGGCTTAGCAAAAGCATTCTTAGAGTATCTAATGAGTGATGACATACAAGATGGGTTACTTCCTGAACAAGGTTATATTGCTGCTACAAAAATGCAAGTGAAGCGTGATGCGGAAGGGAACCAAACTGATAAATAA